The Candidatus Omnitrophota bacterium nucleotide sequence ATCATAATTAGTATTTTCAAACTAAAGATTAAACGCGAAGAGCATGCCTGTCTTTGCAGGGCAGTGCCCCATCGGGAATATCAAGCGGCAGAGGATTCTCATCCACTACGGTCTTAAGGCCCATGGTATCCAGCAACGATATGAACGGGTCGGGGTCAAGTTCTTCAATATTTACCATGCTTCGTGCATCCCACGCCCCTTTTGCTATGAGAATAGACGCCGCGGCAGGCGGAACGCCTGCCGTATAAGAAATGGCCTGGGATTCCACTTCGCTATAACATTGCTCATGATCGCATATATTATATATAAATATCTCTTTTTCCCTGCCGGCCTTACTGCCTCTGATAAAATTGCCTATGCATGTCTTTCCTTTATAATCCGGGGCAAGAGACAGCGGGTCAGGCAATAATGCCTTGAGCACTTTAAGCGGGACCACCTCAATACCTTCAGCTGTCCTTACAGGCTTTTCCGATAAGAGGCTTAAATTTTTCAACACATTAAACACATTTAAATAATGGTCTCCAAAGCCCATCCAGAACCTTATGCTTTCAGCCTTGATGTTCTTTGAGAGCGAATGGAGCTCATCGTGGCCGTTTAGATATACGTTTTGTTTCCCGACAACGGGAAAGTCATAACTTGTCTTTATGGAATGAACGTCCTTCATGGCCCATTTACCGCCTATCCATGCCCATACTTTTTTGAATTCCCTGAAATTTATCTCGGGATCAAAATTCGTCGCGAAATACCTGCCGTGGCTTCCGGCATTGACATCAAGTATGTCTATTGTATCTATCCGGTCAAAATAATGTTTAACCGCGAGAGCGCAATAAGCATTTACAACACCCGGGTCAAAGCCGGCGCCCAAGACGGCGGTTATCCCGTGCTTACTGCAAAGCGGTTTTCGCTTCCACTCATAATTAGCATACCATGGGGGATTTTCGCAGACTTTATCCGGCTCCTCATGTATTGCCGTGTCAATATATGCCGCGCCTGATTTTATGCATGCTTCCAATAACGACATATTAACGAATGCCTGCGCCAGGTTTATGACAATCCGGGATTCCGTTTCTTTTATAAGCTTGACTGTCTGCGCTATGTCCATGGCATCTATCTGCCTGGAACATATCTTGCCGGAGGCGTTCTTCATACTGTGTTTTCTCTTAATACTGTCAATTATGGCGTCGCATTTTGCCTTTGTCCTTGATGCTATACAAATATCGCCTAATATATCATTGTTCTGCGCGC carries:
- a CDS encoding saccharopine dehydrogenase family protein; the protein is MKKNVLIVGAGGVAYAAAHKCAQNNDILGDICIASRTKAKCDAIIDSIKRKHSMKNASGKICSRQIDAMDIAQTVKLIKETESRIVINLAQAFVNMSLLEACIKSGAAYIDTAIHEEPDKVCENPPWYANYEWKRKPLCSKHGITAVLGAGFDPGVVNAYCALAVKHYFDRIDTIDILDVNAGSHGRYFATNFDPEINFREFKKVWAWIGGKWAMKDVHSIKTSYDFPVVGKQNVYLNGHDELHSLSKNIKAESIRFWMGFGDHYLNVFNVLKNLSLLSEKPVRTAEGIEVVPLKVLKALLPDPLSLAPDYKGKTCIGNFIRGSKAGREKEIFIYNICDHEQCYSEVESQAISYTAGVPPAAASILIAKGAWDARSMVNIEELDPDPFISLLDTMGLKTVVDENPLPLDIPDGALPCKDRHALRV